Proteins encoded within one genomic window of Lysinibacillus sphaericus:
- the namA gene encoding NADPH dehydrogenase NamA, which yields MTKLFEPYQLQSITLKNRIVMAPMCMYSAKEDGLVTPFHLVHYATRAAGQIGLILLEATAVVPEGRISSNDLGIWDDAHIEGLQQLVTNMQAYGAKTGIQLAHAGRKATVEGEIFAPSAMAFSDAYKTPREMTLADIDNVIEAFKNAAVRARQAGFDVLEIHGAHGYLISEFLSPATNKRSDQYGGSQENRYRLLRQVIDAIRSVWEGPLLVRVSAEDYAQDGTTMEDFIVFSRWMKSQGVDLVDVSTGGVVQADIHSFPGYQVPHAEAIKLGANIPTGAVGLITIAQHAEEILQNNRADLIFLGRVLLREPYWPLHAAKELGTKIEPPVQYVRGW from the coding sequence TTGACGAAATTATTTGAACCATACCAATTACAATCGATTACCTTAAAAAACCGCATTGTCATGGCCCCCATGTGTATGTATTCTGCGAAGGAAGACGGACTTGTAACACCATTCCATCTTGTGCATTATGCAACACGCGCCGCTGGGCAAATTGGTTTAATACTATTGGAAGCTACTGCAGTAGTACCTGAAGGACGCATCTCTAGTAATGACCTTGGTATTTGGGATGACGCTCATATCGAAGGGTTACAACAATTAGTAACAAATATGCAAGCTTACGGAGCTAAAACGGGCATTCAGCTTGCCCATGCAGGGCGTAAAGCAACTGTAGAAGGTGAAATCTTTGCCCCTTCCGCGATGGCTTTTAGTGATGCTTATAAAACACCACGTGAGATGACACTTGCCGATATTGACAATGTTATTGAAGCCTTTAAAAATGCAGCTGTGCGCGCTCGTCAAGCAGGCTTTGATGTGTTGGAGATTCATGGCGCACATGGCTATTTGATTAGTGAATTTTTATCACCTGCAACAAATAAACGTAGCGATCAATACGGTGGCTCACAGGAAAATCGCTATCGCTTATTGCGTCAAGTCATTGATGCCATCCGAAGCGTCTGGGAAGGTCCCCTACTCGTTCGTGTATCTGCTGAAGACTATGCACAAGATGGCACAACAATGGAGGACTTTATCGTCTTTAGTCGATGGATGAAATCGCAAGGCGTAGATTTAGTGGATGTCTCTACTGGCGGAGTCGTACAGGCAGATATTCATTCATTCCCTGGCTACCAAGTGCCACATGCGGAAGCGATTAAACTTGGCGCAAATATCCCTACTGGTGCAGTGGGTCTAATTACAATTGCGCAACATGCAGAAGAAATATTGCAAAATAATCGTGCTGATTTAATTTTCTTAGGTCGTGTTTTATTGCGCGAACCTTACTGGCCTCTGCATGCTGCCAAAGAACTCGGCACAAAAATCGAACCGCCCGTGCAATATGTTCGTGGTTGGTAA
- the proC gene encoding pyrroline-5-carboxylate reductase has product MKKILFIGAGSMAEALMHGWIKQNVFTPHEIYVTNRSDKERLQFLHDTYGVQTSIEDAIYQQADLIILAMKPKDAIKAMLELKNKITEHTAILSILAGIAISTITEQLGLRPVARVMPNTSATIGMSASGIAFNAQVSATQRAMFLQLLEAVGSVIEVEEDQLHAVTALSGSGPAYIYYLMEAFERVGMEVGLSKDTVRLLMTQTLAGTAEMLKQSIDEPDVLRKKVTSPGGTTEAGIKALEQYQFNAAIEACIKEAEARSRALAKSK; this is encoded by the coding sequence ATGAAAAAAATTTTATTTATCGGTGCTGGCTCCATGGCAGAAGCATTGATGCACGGTTGGATAAAACAGAACGTATTTACACCACACGAAATTTATGTCACCAATCGCTCAGATAAGGAACGTTTACAGTTTTTACACGATACGTATGGCGTCCAGACTAGCATAGAGGATGCGATATACCAGCAAGCAGACTTGATTATTTTGGCGATGAAACCAAAGGATGCCATCAAGGCAATGCTTGAACTGAAAAACAAAATAACTGAACATACGGCCATTCTATCCATTTTAGCTGGCATTGCTATTAGCACGATCACTGAGCAATTAGGATTACGTCCAGTCGCTCGCGTAATGCCTAATACTTCTGCAACAATTGGCATGTCGGCAAGTGGCATTGCATTTAATGCGCAAGTATCGGCTACACAGCGCGCCATGTTTTTACAATTATTAGAAGCTGTTGGTTCTGTAATTGAAGTGGAGGAAGACCAATTACATGCCGTTACAGCACTCTCTGGAAGTGGTCCTGCTTATATTTATTATCTAATGGAAGCTTTTGAACGGGTTGGTATGGAAGTAGGGCTGTCAAAAGATACTGTCAGACTTCTTATGACCCAAACGCTTGCTGGTACAGCTGAAATGCTCAAACAATCTATTGACGAACCTGATGTCCTTCGTAAAAAAGTGACAAGTCCAGGTGGTACAACAGAAGCTGGCATTAAAGCACTTGAACAGTATCAATTTAATGCAGCGATTGAAGCATGCATTAAAGAAGCAGAAGCTCGATCTCGCGCGCTTGCAAAAAGCAAATAA
- a CDS encoding MBL fold metallo-hydrolase, with amino-acid sequence MSIHKIEIPTPYEVGDVNAFIVKGDALTIFDVGPKTMEAYDALKWGIRAAGFDLRDIEQVVLTHHHPDHAGWVDAFPHAEILGHAYNDKWLRHDEDFLRYHEQFYSERLFEHGVPQAYIEHSVHVRRELELVGERPLTQILYDGDEVPGHPGLKVFETLGHAQSHFIFWDEKLHYVIGGDLLLEKITPNPLIEPPLDRTSGRPKSLLQYNASLEILRQLPVNIMYTGHGANLEDIPALIDKRLERQHQQSMKVYELLGNDQLTVVQMTKRLYPSIFQHQLGLTLSKTLGHLDYLEANHLVVSGKNEAGIYLFRRK; translated from the coding sequence TTGTCGATACACAAAATAGAAATTCCAACACCCTATGAAGTAGGAGATGTCAATGCATTTATTGTCAAAGGTGATGCATTAACGATTTTTGATGTTGGTCCGAAAACAATGGAAGCTTATGATGCACTGAAATGGGGTATTCGGGCAGCTGGCTTTGATTTACGAGATATTGAACAAGTTGTGTTAACCCATCACCATCCTGATCATGCAGGTTGGGTGGATGCTTTTCCACATGCAGAAATTTTAGGCCATGCCTATAACGATAAATGGTTACGACATGACGAAGATTTTTTACGTTATCATGAGCAGTTTTACAGTGAGCGTTTGTTCGAACACGGGGTTCCACAGGCATATATTGAGCATAGTGTCCATGTTCGACGGGAATTAGAGCTTGTAGGGGAGCGACCATTAACCCAAATTTTATACGATGGCGATGAAGTTCCAGGTCATCCTGGGTTAAAAGTATTTGAAACATTAGGGCATGCGCAAAGTCATTTTATTTTTTGGGATGAAAAATTACATTATGTAATTGGTGGAGATTTATTATTAGAAAAAATAACTCCTAATCCATTAATCGAACCACCGTTAGATCGCACATCAGGTCGTCCAAAATCATTGTTACAATATAATGCTTCACTAGAAATATTGCGTCAATTGCCAGTGAATATTATGTATACAGGGCATGGCGCAAATTTAGAAGATATACCAGCTCTCATTGATAAGCGACTAGAAAGACAACACCAACAATCCATGAAGGTCTATGAGTTACTAGGAAATGATCAGCTAACAGTTGTACAAATGACAAAGCGTTTATATCCTTCGATTTTTCAGCATCAACTAGGCTTAACATTATCTAAAACACTTGGGCATTTGGATTATTTAGAGGCAAATCATCTTGTGGTTTCAGGGAAAAATGAGGCAGGTATCTATTTGTTTAGAAGAAAGTAG